A region from the Aphis gossypii isolate Hap1 chromosome 1, ASM2018417v2, whole genome shotgun sequence genome encodes:
- the LOC126549152 gene encoding protein PF3D7_1417600-like, with protein sequence MEAGIKAFCYCVNQLFYTVVHGNVGLQIAYNVYDNIISNNKKDEVVRSEDIEGYRRDKTIKEILKFIGDESNVGLQTAYNADNSISNNTKKNTEDTSNTVLKKNKQKKELKKKDEVVRSEDIKGYRGDKTIEEILKFIGDESGDSKKNKDCKIKNKIKSPNEKSSDNDFNRPKNDEMKMSIYNSIEEVSTTIFQPIDSLDNESKLIKSIKKGKKKVPKQNQSSEKFTSTEQTLDVLSSKPQDTESADFLLVTKNQKRRKQKSQNKLNTITSNFPIQDSNLLSPYIQPKSVKNEKKRKSTSSMPHSNKSEDNSNLDSVHSLLASSTLSKQPSYKEASKTDMTKPVSVVIMYNEYEVDESLSFGFEVDQNLLIDSVNDSSPKRKSQNKLNTITSNFPTQDSNLLSPYTQLKSVKNEKKRKSTSSMPHSNKSEDNSNLDSVHSLLASSTFSKQPSYKEASKTDMTKPVSVVIMYNEYEVDESLSFGFEVDQNLLIDSVNDYSPKRKSQNKLNTITSNFPTQDSNLLSPYTQLKSVKNEKKRKSTSSMPHSNKSEDNSNLDSVHSLLASSTLSKQPSYKEASKIDMTKPVSGVIMYNEYEVDESLSFGFEVDQNLLIDSVNDYSPKRKSQNKLNTITSNFPTQDSNLLSPYTQPKSVKNEKKRKSTSSMPHSNKSEDNSNLDSVHSLLASSTLSKQPSYKEASKTDMTKPVSVVIMYNEYEVDESLSFGFEVDQNLLIDSVNDYSPSVSMPTPIENNYEEVVLSVKQAWQDVEKEKIDGINGKS encoded by the exons ATGGAAGCTGGAATCAAAGCTTTTTGTTACTGTGTGAatcaattgttttatactGTGGTGCATG GTAACGTAGGATTACAGATTGCATACAacgtatatgataatattattagtaacaataag aaagacGAAGTTGTTCGTTCTGAAGATATTGAAGGATATCGAAGAGACAAAACTATTAAGGAAATCTTAAAGTTCATTGGAGATGAAA GTAACGTAGGATTACAGACTGCATATAACGCAGATAAtagtattagtaataatacg aaaaaaaatactgaagaTACTAGTAATACTGtacttaaaaagaataaacaaaaaaaggaaTTAAAGAAG aaagatGAAGTTGTTCGCTCTGAAGATATTAAAGGGTATCGAGGAGACAAAACTATTGAGGAAATCTTAAAGTTCATTGGAGATGAAAGTGgtgatagtaaaaaaaataaagattgcaagattaaaaataaaattaaaagtccaAATGAAAAAAGTTCTGATAACGATTTCAATAGGccaaaaaatgatgaaatgaAGATGagcatttataatagtattgaaGAAGTATCTACAACAATTTTTCAACCAATAGATAGTTTAGATAATgagtcaaaattaattaaaagtattaaaaaaggtaaaaaaaaagtaccaaAACAAAACCAATCTTCTGAGAAATTTACATCTACCGAACAGACACTTGATGTCTTATCATCAAAACCACAAGATACTGAATCCGCTGATTTTTTGTTGGTTACCAAAAACCAAAAGAGAAGAAAACagaaatcacaaaataaattaaatacgatCACTAGTAATTTTCCTATCCAGGactcaaatttattatcaccGTATATACAGCctaaaagtgtaaaaaatgaaaaaaaaagaaaatccaCATCTTCAATGCCTCATTCTAACAAGTCTGAAGACAACTCTAATCTAGATTCTGTGCACTCATTGCTTGCCTCATCTACACTTTCTAAACAGCCATCATACAAAGAAGCCTCTAAGACTGATATGACAAAACCAGTCAGTGTTGTCATTATGTACAATGAATATGAGGTGGACGAAAGCTTGTCTTTTGGTTTTGAAGTCGATCAAAATTTACTAATTGATAGCGTTAATGATTCTTCGCCAAAAAGgaaatcacaaaataaattaaatacgatCACTAGTAATTTTCCTACCCAGGactcaaatttattatcaccGTATACACAGcttaaaagtgtaaaaaatgaaaaaaaaaggaaatccACATCTTCAATGCCTCATTCTAACAAGTCTGAAGACAACTCTAATCTAGATTCTGTGCACTCATTGCTTGCCTCATCTACATTTTCTAAACAGCCATCATACAAAGAAGCCTCTAAGACTGATATGACAAAACCAGTCAGTGTTGTCATTATGTACAATGAATATGAGGTGGACGAAAGCTTGTCTTTTGGTTTTGAAGTCGATCAAAATTTACTAATTGATAGCGTTAATGATTATTCGCCAAAAAGgaaatcacaaaataaattaaatacgatCACTAGTAATTTTCCTACCCAGGactcaaatttattatcaccGTATACACAGcttaaaagtgtaaaaaatgaaaaaaaaaggaaatccACATCTTCAATGCCTCATTCTAACAAGTCTGAAGACAACTCTAATCTAGATTCTGTGCACTCATTGCTTGCCTCGTCTACACTTTCTAAACAGCCATCATACAAAGAAGCCTCTAAGATTGATATGACAAAACCAGTCAGTGGTGTCATTATGTACAATGAATATGAGGTGGACGAAAGCTTGTCTTTTGGTTTTGAAGTCGATCAAAATTTACTAATTGATAGCGTCAATGATTATTCGCCAAAAAGgaaatcacaaaataaattaaatacgatCACTAGTAATTTTCCTACCCAGGactcaaatttattatcaccGTATACACAGCctaaaagtgtaaaaaatgaaaaaaaaaggaaatccACATCTTCAATGCCTCATTCTAACAAGTCTGAAGACAACTCTAATCTAGATTCTGTGCACTCATTGCTTGCCTCGTCTACACTTTCTAAACAGCCATCATACAAAGAAGCCTCTAAGACTGATATGACAAAACCAGTCAGTGTTGTCATTATGTACAATGAATATGAGGTGGACGAAAGCTTGTCTTTTGGTTTTGAAGTCGATCAAAATTTACTAATTGATAGCGTTAATGATTATTCGCCCTCAGTATCAATGCCTACGCCTATAGAAAACAATTATGAAGAAGTGGTCTTGTCCGTCAAACAag